In one window of Micromonospora cathayae DNA:
- a CDS encoding iron ABC transporter permease yields the protein MSQLDAPVRSGSATRPAPTGPLGATRVTGAFVLATALLLVITLVHLTQGTSSVGATDLLRLVVDTDDEAARVLVASRLPRLLAGLAVGVALGFAGAALQSLARNPLASPDTLAVNAGAHLAIVTVAAFGITLPALPSGALAFGGGLAAAGLVMALSAGGQAGTTRLILAGSATALALSSLTMLLLLLFEQATIGLFAWGNGSLVQSDMVAFTQLAPVIGLGALLLVALGHRLDILALGDDTATVLGLHVRRTRLVVVVLAVLLSAAAVTLAGPIGFVGLCAPVIVRLLGRLVPGVHRHRVLLPLSGIVGVIIVLGSDVLLRAVLGAEAGVEVPTGVVTTLFGAVLLVWLARRHRDAGPTRRPPGGHAAVRSRAFHLTVVAVCAAVTVGAVLLGMLAGDTWVLLGDVTNWVQGRTGPAYTFVLDQRWPRVTAALLAGAALAVAGTTVQAVCRNPLAEPGILGITAGAGIGAVTLLTVVPLAGVAAISGAAGLGAIVAFALVYGLARYGGLSSDRLVLIGFGVWQGGTAIITFIIVSSDPWNTGKALTWLSGSTYGRTGPQVLPVAIALLLAVPAVIAARRELDLLALDDDTPRVLGVRLERTRLLALGAAALLTSTAVSAVGVIGFVGLVAPHAARALVGGRHARVLPVAVLLGAALVSLADTLGRTVIAPAQIPAGLVTAMIGTPYFVWLLWRSRGTASGPR from the coding sequence TTGAGCCAGCTCGACGCACCCGTCCGATCGGGGTCGGCCACCCGGCCGGCCCCGACCGGGCCACTGGGCGCCACCCGGGTCACCGGCGCCTTCGTCCTCGCCACCGCCCTGCTCCTGGTGATCACCCTGGTGCACCTGACCCAGGGGACCTCCTCGGTGGGCGCGACCGATCTGCTGCGCCTAGTCGTCGACACCGACGACGAGGCCGCCCGGGTGCTGGTCGCGTCCCGGCTGCCCCGGCTGCTCGCCGGGCTGGCCGTCGGGGTCGCGCTGGGCTTCGCCGGGGCCGCCCTCCAGTCGCTGGCCCGCAACCCGCTCGCCTCCCCGGACACCCTCGCGGTCAACGCCGGGGCGCACCTGGCCATCGTCACCGTGGCGGCGTTCGGGATCACCCTCCCGGCACTGCCGTCCGGTGCGCTCGCCTTCGGCGGTGGACTCGCCGCCGCCGGCCTGGTGATGGCGCTCTCCGCCGGCGGGCAGGCCGGCACCACCCGGCTGATCCTCGCCGGCTCGGCGACCGCGCTCGCCCTCAGCTCGCTCACCATGCTGCTGCTGCTCCTGTTCGAGCAGGCCACCATCGGTCTGTTCGCATGGGGCAACGGCTCGCTGGTGCAGAGCGACATGGTGGCGTTCACCCAGTTGGCCCCGGTGATCGGCCTCGGCGCGCTGCTGCTGGTGGCGCTCGGGCACCGGTTGGACATCCTCGCCCTCGGCGACGACACGGCCACCGTGCTCGGGCTGCACGTCCGGCGTACCCGGCTGGTGGTGGTCGTGCTCGCCGTGCTGCTCTCCGCCGCCGCGGTGACCCTGGCCGGGCCGATCGGTTTCGTCGGGCTCTGCGCCCCGGTGATCGTCCGGCTGCTCGGCCGGCTGGTGCCCGGGGTGCACCGGCACCGGGTGCTGCTGCCGCTCTCCGGCATCGTCGGCGTGATCATCGTGCTCGGTTCCGACGTGCTGCTGCGGGCCGTCCTCGGCGCGGAGGCCGGGGTGGAGGTGCCCACCGGGGTGGTCACCACCCTGTTCGGGGCGGTGCTGCTGGTCTGGCTGGCCCGCCGGCACCGGGACGCCGGGCCGACCCGCCGCCCGCCGGGCGGGCACGCCGCCGTCCGGTCCCGGGCCTTCCACCTGACGGTGGTCGCGGTGTGCGCGGCGGTCACCGTCGGGGCGGTACTGCTGGGCATGCTGGCCGGGGACACCTGGGTCCTGCTCGGCGACGTGACCAACTGGGTGCAGGGGCGCACCGGTCCGGCGTACACCTTCGTGCTGGACCAGCGGTGGCCGCGGGTGACGGCGGCGCTGCTGGCCGGGGCGGCCCTCGCCGTCGCCGGCACCACCGTGCAGGCGGTCTGCCGCAACCCGCTCGCCGAACCGGGCATCCTCGGCATCACCGCCGGTGCCGGGATCGGCGCGGTGACCCTGCTGACCGTCGTCCCGCTGGCCGGGGTCGCCGCCATCTCCGGGGCCGCCGGCCTCGGTGCGATCGTGGCGTTCGCCCTGGTCTACGGCCTGGCCCGGTACGGGGGTCTCAGCTCCGACCGGCTGGTGCTGATCGGTTTCGGGGTGTGGCAGGGCGGCACCGCGATCATCACGTTCATCATCGTCAGCTCCGACCCGTGGAACACCGGCAAGGCGCTGACCTGGCTCTCCGGCTCCACCTACGGGCGGACCGGCCCGCAGGTGCTGCCGGTGGCGATCGCCCTGCTGCTCGCCGTCCCGGCCGTGATCGCGGCCCGCCGGGAACTCGACCTGCTCGCGCTGGACGACGACACCCCCCGGGTGCTCGGGGTCCGGCTGGAACGTACCCGGCTACTCGCCCTGGGCGCGGCGGCGCTGCTCACCTCGACCGCCGTCTCCGCGGTCGGCGTGATCGGCTTCGTCGGGCTGGTCGCCCCGCACGCCGCGCGGGCCCTCGTCGGCGGCCGGCACGCCCGGGTACTACCGGTCGCGGTGCTGCTCGGCGCGGCGCTGGTCAGCCTGGCCGACACCCTGGGCCGCACCGTCATCGCCCCCGCCCAGATCCCCGCCGGCCTGGTCACCGCCATGATCGGCACCCCCTACTTCGTCTGGCTGCTGTGGCGCTCGCGCGGCACGGCCAGCGGACCCCGATGA
- a CDS encoding ABC transporter substrate-binding protein: MMRTRATVLVAAVAALLLSACGTTEETPTGSPSADTTSSGPVTVTDSRDKAVTLKAPASKVVALEWAEAEILVSLGVMPAGVADPKGYATWVSAAKLDAGVKDVGTRGEPSVDSIVALQPDLVVMEAERGSALVTQLEQYVPVLVTKGSDAKDNLGRMRADVNMIAQATGKTAEAEKLLADFDAALADGKKKIADAGAAGQQFAFADGWKEGSTVSIRMFGQGALVSQLGIQLGLKNAWTGQADEVWGLGQTDVEGLTVLKGQDLHFFYNASDGNDVFADGLAANAIWKSLPFVQQNKLHRMPDGIWTFGGPLSAKQYVDQLVKVYAA; this comes from the coding sequence ATGATGCGTACCCGTGCGACCGTTCTGGTCGCCGCCGTCGCCGCGCTGCTGCTCAGCGCCTGCGGCACCACCGAGGAGACCCCGACCGGAAGCCCCTCCGCCGACACCACCTCCAGCGGCCCGGTCACCGTCACCGACAGCCGCGACAAGGCGGTCACCCTCAAGGCCCCGGCCAGCAAGGTTGTCGCCCTGGAGTGGGCCGAGGCTGAGATCCTGGTCAGCCTGGGCGTCATGCCGGCCGGCGTGGCCGACCCCAAGGGGTACGCCACCTGGGTCAGCGCCGCGAAGCTCGACGCCGGCGTGAAGGACGTCGGCACCCGGGGCGAGCCGAGCGTCGACTCGATCGTGGCGTTGCAGCCCGACCTGGTGGTGATGGAGGCCGAGCGCGGTTCCGCGCTGGTCACCCAGTTGGAGCAGTACGTTCCGGTGCTGGTCACCAAGGGCAGCGACGCCAAGGACAACCTCGGCCGGATGCGCGCCGACGTGAACATGATCGCCCAGGCGACCGGGAAGACCGCCGAGGCGGAGAAGCTCCTCGCCGACTTCGACGCCGCCCTCGCCGACGGCAAGAAGAAGATCGCCGACGCCGGTGCCGCCGGCCAGCAGTTCGCGTTCGCCGACGGCTGGAAGGAGGGCAGCACCGTCTCCATCCGGATGTTCGGCCAGGGCGCGCTGGTCTCCCAGCTCGGCATCCAGCTCGGCCTGAAGAACGCCTGGACCGGCCAGGCCGACGAGGTGTGGGGCCTGGGCCAGACCGACGTCGAAGGGCTGACCGTCCTCAAGGGTCAGGACCTGCACTTCTTCTACAACGCCTCGGACGGCAACGACGTCTTCGCCGACGGGCTCGCCGCCAACGCCATCTGGAAGTCGCTGCCGTTCGTGCAGCAGAACAAGCTGCACCGGATGCCCGACGGCATCTGGACCTTCGGCGGCCCGCTCTCCGCCAAGCAGTACGTCGACCAGCTCGTGAAGGTCTACGCGGCTTGA
- a CDS encoding ABC transporter ATP-binding protein encodes MSSGDGDAEGLRGVDLRLGYHGTTVVHDAAITLRPGAVTALVGPNGSGKSTLLRGLARLHPLEHGDILLGDGTPARALSAREFARRVTLLAQSRPTPSGVTVRDVVGYGRHPYRGRWRADDPDGPTMIGRAMTVTGVTAMADRPVDELSGGELQRVWLATCLAQDTAVLLLDEPTTFLDLRYQVEILDLMRDLADTDGVAVGVVLHDLNQAAAVADEVVLLHAGRVRATGAPGDVLTEDALTETYGIRIEVTVDPVTGLLSTRPVGRHTTRVVA; translated from the coding sequence ATGAGCAGTGGGGACGGCGACGCCGAGGGCCTACGGGGCGTGGATCTGCGGTTGGGTTACCACGGTACGACCGTGGTCCACGACGCCGCGATCACGCTACGCCCCGGCGCGGTGACCGCGCTGGTCGGGCCGAACGGCAGCGGCAAGTCGACGCTGCTGCGCGGACTGGCCCGGCTGCACCCGCTCGAGCACGGCGACATCCTGCTCGGTGACGGCACCCCCGCCCGCGCCCTGTCCGCCCGGGAGTTCGCCCGCCGGGTCACCCTGCTGGCCCAGAGCCGACCCACCCCCAGCGGCGTCACCGTCCGGGACGTGGTCGGCTACGGCCGGCACCCGTACCGGGGGCGGTGGCGGGCCGACGACCCGGACGGCCCGACCATGATCGGTCGCGCCATGACGGTCACCGGGGTCACCGCGATGGCCGACCGGCCCGTCGACGAACTCTCCGGCGGCGAGTTGCAGCGGGTGTGGCTGGCGACCTGCCTGGCCCAGGACACCGCCGTGCTGCTGCTCGACGAGCCCACCACCTTCCTCGACCTGCGCTACCAGGTCGAGATCCTCGACCTGATGCGGGACCTCGCCGACACCGACGGGGTCGCCGTCGGTGTCGTGCTGCACGACCTCAACCAGGCCGCCGCCGTCGCCGACGAGGTGGTGCTCCTGCACGCCGGACGCGTCCGGGCCACCGGCGCACCGGGCGACGTCCTCACCGAGGACGCCCTCACCGAGACGTACGGCATCCGCATCGAGGTGACCGTCGACCCGGTGACCGGGCTGCTCTCCACCCGACCCGTCGGCCGGCACACCACCCGGGTCGTCGCCTGA
- a CDS encoding polyprenyl synthetase family protein, which yields MINVDGPPVSLDRGADAVRRAVDRVLDEFLTAQRDATGDDDWRQDVDLLRSFVLGSGGKRTRPTLCHLGWRAHAGEGPGILRAAAALELFHAFALIHDDLMDDSDTRRGRPTVHVTLAERHRRRGWRGSADRYGRNTAMLWGDLCLVWAEDLFHAGEVAAARRPRVRALFQRMRTEAMLGQYLDVRGEVAGADLADCLRILRYKCARYTVERPLQIGAAVAGAEEADLAVLSRYGLPLGEAFQLRDDVLGVFGDDALTGKSSLTDLRDGKATVLMVLARQAATARQAATIRRWHGAPDLDLAGADLLREVIVDTGSLRRVEEMIAARTEEAVAALDDASIVDDVRAELVGLARRLSVRSR from the coding sequence ATGATCAACGTGGATGGGCCGCCGGTGTCGCTCGACCGTGGGGCCGATGCCGTCCGGCGTGCGGTCGACCGGGTGCTCGACGAGTTCCTCACCGCGCAGCGGGACGCCACCGGAGACGACGACTGGCGGCAGGACGTCGACCTACTGCGCTCCTTCGTGCTCGGCTCCGGCGGCAAACGCACCCGGCCCACCCTCTGCCACCTCGGCTGGCGGGCCCACGCCGGCGAAGGCCCCGGCATCCTCCGGGCCGCCGCCGCGCTCGAGTTGTTCCACGCGTTCGCGCTGATCCACGACGACCTGATGGACGACAGCGACACCCGCCGCGGTCGGCCCACCGTGCACGTCACGCTCGCCGAACGGCACCGGCGGCGGGGCTGGCGCGGGAGCGCCGACCGGTACGGCCGGAACACCGCCATGCTCTGGGGCGACCTGTGCCTGGTCTGGGCCGAGGACCTCTTCCACGCCGGCGAGGTGGCCGCCGCGCGCCGGCCCCGGGTACGGGCGCTGTTCCAGCGGATGCGTACCGAGGCGATGCTGGGGCAGTACCTCGACGTCCGGGGCGAGGTGGCCGGCGCCGACCTGGCCGACTGCCTGCGCATCCTGCGCTACAAGTGCGCCCGGTACACGGTCGAACGTCCACTCCAGATCGGGGCGGCGGTGGCCGGCGCGGAAGAGGCCGACCTGGCCGTGCTGTCCCGGTACGGTCTCCCGCTCGGCGAGGCGTTCCAACTCCGGGACGACGTGCTCGGGGTCTTCGGCGACGACGCGCTCACCGGCAAGTCCAGCCTGACCGACCTGCGGGACGGCAAGGCCACGGTGCTGATGGTGCTGGCCCGCCAGGCCGCCACCGCCCGCCAGGCCGCCACGATCCGGCGCTGGCACGGCGCGCCCGACCTCGACCTGGCCGGCGCGGACCTGCTCCGGGAGGTCATCGTCGACACCGGCAGCCTGCGCCGGGTGGAGGAGATGATCGCGGCGCGCACCGAGGAGGCGGTCGCCGCGTTGGACGACGCGTCCATCGTGGACGACGTACGGGCCGAACTGGTCGGGCTGGCCCGTAGGCTCTCGGTCCGGAGCCGCTGA
- a CDS encoding SRPBCC family protein, whose protein sequence is MGVTYRRMVELVQPVETVVRVLTDVAGWPRWNASVAWLERPGTGPLTVGETIRLKQHRLPANTWTVTQVDGSGFTWTATSTGVRTTGDHRVRPAGAGRVEVSLALTMDGPMARFTTLLGARLIRRYLDLEAEGLRRETDRGGTG, encoded by the coding sequence ATGGGTGTCACGTACCGCCGGATGGTCGAGCTGGTTCAACCGGTCGAGACGGTGGTGCGCGTCCTGACGGACGTGGCGGGGTGGCCGCGCTGGAACGCGTCCGTGGCATGGCTCGAACGCCCCGGCACCGGGCCGCTCACCGTCGGCGAGACCATCCGGCTCAAGCAGCACCGACTGCCGGCGAACACCTGGACGGTCACCCAGGTCGACGGGTCCGGTTTCACCTGGACGGCGACCAGCACCGGTGTCCGTACCACCGGGGACCACCGGGTCCGGCCGGCCGGTGCCGGCCGCGTCGAGGTCAGCCTCGCGCTGACCATGGACGGGCCGATGGCCCGGTTCACGACGCTGCTCGGGGCCCGGTTGATCCGGCGCTACCTCGACCTGGAGGCCGAGGGGCTGCGCCGCGAGACGGACCGGGGCGGTACCGGATGA
- a CDS encoding ion transporter: MRPASTPTVGRPDLAARCARIARSRPFEIAIVVVIIANGIVLGLETYPHPGLAGSVLRGLEWAFRVAFVTEILIRVLAYGRRPQDFFRHGWNVFDFLVIAAIFIPGLHGDSALLRVVQVARMLRLVRFSPGLRTIVAALWRSLPGVGGFLALAVVTLYVYGMAGWLIFADTYPEEYGDIGRSLLTLFVLLSLETLPDLIEQGMAVSPWTLVYYISYVLITVNLLLNILIAVIVNSMEEARRLEMTEGLAADYDEDGDGVPDEVDRIAISQRLDDLRMVIAELERELRIDRDDPQHRSPHRPDGR; the protein is encoded by the coding sequence GTGAGACCTGCCTCCACGCCGACCGTCGGTCGGCCCGACCTGGCTGCCCGCTGTGCCCGCATCGCCCGGTCCCGGCCGTTCGAGATCGCCATCGTCGTCGTGATCATCGCCAACGGGATCGTGCTCGGTCTGGAGACCTACCCGCACCCCGGTCTCGCCGGGTCGGTGCTGCGCGGGCTGGAATGGGCCTTCCGGGTCGCGTTCGTCACCGAGATCCTCATCCGGGTGCTCGCCTACGGCCGGCGTCCGCAGGACTTCTTCCGGCACGGCTGGAACGTCTTCGACTTCCTGGTCATCGCGGCGATCTTCATCCCGGGGTTGCACGGCGACTCGGCGTTGCTGCGGGTCGTGCAGGTGGCCCGGATGCTGCGACTGGTGCGGTTCTCCCCGGGGCTGCGCACCATCGTCGCCGCGCTGTGGCGCAGCCTCCCCGGCGTCGGCGGCTTCCTGGCGCTGGCCGTGGTGACCCTCTACGTGTACGGCATGGCCGGCTGGCTGATCTTCGCGGACACCTACCCCGAGGAGTACGGCGACATCGGCCGGTCGCTGCTGACCCTGTTCGTGCTGCTCTCCCTGGAGACCCTGCCGGACCTCATCGAGCAGGGCATGGCGGTCTCGCCGTGGACCCTGGTCTACTACATCAGCTACGTGCTGATCACGGTGAACCTGCTGCTCAACATCCTGATCGCGGTCATCGTCAACTCCATGGAGGAGGCCCGCCGGCTGGAGATGACCGAAGGGCTGGCGGCCGACTACGACGAAGACGGCGACGGTGTACCGGACGAGGTGGACCGGATCGCGATCAGTCAACGGCTGGACGACCTGCGGATGGTCATCGCCGAACTGGAACGGGAGCTACGCATCGACCGCGATGACCCTCAGCATCGTTCGCCGCACCGGCCCGACGGGCGCTGA
- a CDS encoding Na+/H+ antiporter subunit A, with product MLVLVAVHALAAVVAPGLVRIWGRSALYSLAAVPGATLVWALAHTGQVRAGEPVVETYPWVPRLGLEIALRMGTLAWLMVVLVGGVGALVLVYSARYFRSDDPGLGRFAAVFVAFAGAMLGLVVSDDLLLLYVFWELTTVFSYLLIGYDPAKRASRRAAMQALLVTTLGGLAMLAGFVMLGQHAGTYRWSEIAENLPGGGYLAVALVLVLLGALSKSAIFPFTFWLPRAMAAPTPVSAYLHAAAMVKAGVFLVALFGPAVAEVTVWRVVLLTAGLVTLFVGAWSALRQDDLKLLLAYGTVSQLGLLMVVLGAGTRDAALAGAAMVLAHALFKATLFLVVGIVDHATGTRDLRELSGLGRRAPALAVVATLAAASMAGLPPLAGFVAKEAAFEAFQHGGPADLVVLVGVVAGSALTVAYTLRFLWGAFAGKPDVAATEPKPVRWSFLAAPALLAVAGLGVGVGAPAIDKLLAPYADGYPTSETPYHLALWHGPTLALGLSVLAVAAGAGLFLLARRGRFRPGQVLPFDGTSVYQRVIDGTDRAAVELTGATQRGSLPFYLGVILIILVVLPGGALIAGNPWPAGFRAWDTPLQAVAAAVVVVSAIAAARALRRLTAMILVGVAGYGTALLFVLHGAPDLALTQFLVETVTIVMFVLVLRRLPEKFSERPIRASRRGRIALGVAVGAVTAGMAYVAAGGRVAVPISVGFPEEAVSYGGGKNVVNVTLVDIRAWDTMGEIAVLVVAATGVASLIFRRARDLDRRSGIPGERSALPSRPRWLLTGDTTRRQSVILQVVTRLLFHAIAVFSIYLLFSGHNAPGGGFAAGLVAGLALTVRYLAGGRTELNSAAPVDAGAVLGAGLFVAVGTGVAAMPFGGEFLQSAVLDFYLPVLGKLHFVTSVFFDVGVYLIVVGLVLDILRSLGAEMDRQHEIERAEAPADERDKELV from the coding sequence GTGCTGGTACTGGTGGCGGTCCATGCGCTGGCAGCCGTGGTCGCCCCAGGGCTGGTACGCATCTGGGGCCGAAGCGCACTCTACTCCCTCGCGGCCGTACCGGGGGCCACCCTGGTCTGGGCGCTGGCCCACACCGGTCAGGTCCGCGCCGGTGAGCCGGTGGTCGAGACGTACCCCTGGGTGCCCCGCCTCGGCCTGGAGATCGCCCTGCGGATGGGCACCCTGGCCTGGTTGATGGTGGTGCTGGTCGGCGGGGTCGGCGCGCTGGTGCTGGTCTACAGCGCCCGCTACTTCCGCTCCGACGACCCCGGCCTGGGCCGGTTCGCGGCGGTGTTCGTCGCGTTCGCCGGGGCCATGCTGGGCCTGGTGGTCTCCGACGACCTGCTGCTGCTCTACGTCTTCTGGGAACTCACCACCGTCTTTTCCTACCTGCTGATCGGGTACGACCCGGCGAAACGGGCCAGCCGGCGGGCCGCCATGCAGGCGCTGCTGGTCACCACGCTGGGCGGCCTGGCCATGCTGGCCGGGTTCGTGATGCTCGGCCAGCACGCCGGCACGTACCGCTGGTCGGAGATCGCCGAGAACCTGCCCGGCGGCGGCTACCTGGCGGTGGCGCTGGTACTGGTGCTGCTCGGCGCGCTCAGCAAGTCGGCGATCTTCCCGTTCACCTTCTGGCTGCCCCGGGCGATGGCCGCCCCCACCCCGGTCAGCGCGTACCTGCACGCCGCGGCGATGGTCAAGGCCGGCGTGTTCCTGGTCGCGCTGTTCGGTCCGGCGGTCGCCGAGGTCACCGTGTGGCGGGTGGTGCTGCTCACCGCCGGCCTGGTCACCCTCTTCGTCGGGGCCTGGTCCGCGCTGCGCCAGGACGACCTGAAACTGCTGCTGGCGTACGGCACGGTCAGCCAACTGGGTCTGCTGATGGTGGTGCTCGGGGCCGGCACCCGGGACGCCGCGCTGGCCGGGGCGGCGATGGTGCTGGCGCACGCCCTCTTCAAGGCCACCCTGTTCCTGGTGGTCGGCATCGTCGACCACGCCACCGGCACCCGGGACCTGCGCGAACTCAGCGGCCTCGGCCGGCGGGCACCGGCGCTGGCGGTGGTGGCGACGCTCGCCGCCGCGTCGATGGCCGGCCTGCCGCCGCTGGCCGGGTTCGTCGCCAAGGAGGCCGCGTTCGAGGCGTTCCAGCACGGCGGCCCGGCCGACCTGGTGGTGCTGGTCGGCGTGGTGGCCGGCTCGGCGCTGACCGTGGCGTACACGCTGCGGTTCCTGTGGGGCGCGTTCGCCGGCAAGCCGGACGTCGCCGCCACCGAACCGAAGCCGGTGCGCTGGTCGTTCCTGGCGGCCCCGGCCCTGCTCGCCGTGGCCGGGCTGGGCGTCGGGGTGGGCGCCCCGGCGATCGACAAGCTGCTCGCCCCGTACGCCGACGGGTACCCCACCAGCGAGACCCCCTACCACCTGGCGCTCTGGCACGGCCCGACGCTGGCGCTGGGGCTGTCCGTGCTGGCGGTGGCGGCCGGGGCCGGGCTCTTCCTGCTGGCCCGCCGGGGCCGGTTCCGGCCCGGCCAGGTGCTGCCGTTCGACGGGACGAGCGTCTACCAGCGGGTGATCGACGGGACGGACCGGGCGGCGGTCGAACTGACCGGTGCCACCCAGCGGGGTTCGCTGCCGTTCTACCTGGGCGTCATCCTGATCATCCTGGTGGTGCTGCCCGGTGGCGCGCTGATCGCCGGCAACCCGTGGCCGGCCGGCTTCCGGGCCTGGGACACCCCGCTCCAGGCGGTCGCCGCCGCGGTGGTGGTGGTCTCCGCGATCGCCGCCGCCCGCGCCCTGCGCCGGCTGACCGCGATGATCCTGGTCGGGGTGGCCGGCTACGGCACCGCGCTGCTGTTCGTCCTGCACGGTGCCCCCGACCTGGCGCTCACCCAGTTCCTGGTGGAGACCGTCACGATCGTGATGTTCGTGCTGGTGCTGCGCCGGCTGCCGGAGAAGTTCTCGGAACGGCCGATCCGGGCCAGCCGGCGCGGCCGGATCGCGCTCGGCGTCGCGGTCGGCGCGGTCACCGCCGGCATGGCGTACGTGGCCGCCGGCGGGCGGGTCGCCGTACCGATCTCGGTGGGCTTCCCCGAGGAGGCGGTCTCCTACGGCGGCGGCAAGAACGTGGTCAACGTGACCCTGGTCGACATCCGGGCCTGGGACACCATGGGCGAGATCGCGGTACTGGTGGTGGCCGCCACCGGCGTGGCCAGCCTGATCTTCCGCCGGGCCCGGGACCTGGACCGGCGCAGCGGCATCCCGGGGGAGCGGAGCGCGCTGCCGTCGCGTCCCCGGTGGCTGCTCACCGGGGACACCACCCGCCGCCAGTCGGTGATCCTCCAGGTGGTCACCCGGCTGCTCTTCCACGCCATCGCGGTCTTCTCCATCTACCTGCTCTTCTCCGGGCACAACGCCCCCGGTGGCGGGTTCGCCGCCGGCCTGGTCGCCGGGCTGGCACTGACCGTGCGGTACCTGGCCGGTGGGCGTACCGAGCTGAACAGCGCCGCCCCGGTCGACGCCGGCGCGGTGCTCGGCGCGGGACTCTTCGTCGCGGTGGGCACCGGCGTGGCCGCGATGCCGTTCGGCGGGGAGTTCCTGCAGAGCGCGGTCCTCGACTTCTACCTGCCGGTGCTGGGCAAGCTGCACTTCGTCACGTCGGTCTTCTTCGACGTCGGGGTGTACCTGATCGTGGTCGGCCTGGTGCTGGACATCCTGCGCAGCCTCGGCGCGGAGATGGACCGGCAGCACGAGATCGAACGGGCCGAGGCGCCCGCCGACGAACGGGACAAGGAGCTGGTGTGA
- a CDS encoding Na(+)/H(+) antiporter subunit C, with product MTPNLTYVLVVGVLFAAGVTLLLERSLTRVLMGVILLGNGANLLLLTGGRAGGPPIVGTTPEGAMSDPLPQAMVLTAIVITLGMTAFLLALSYRSWHLNGHDEVQDDVEDRRIMDLADRDEGPGTADDDGSTADDDDPDEPVAGAGVTAGRSG from the coding sequence GTGACCCCCAACCTCACCTACGTCCTGGTGGTCGGCGTGCTGTTCGCCGCCGGGGTGACGCTGCTGCTGGAACGCAGCCTGACCCGGGTGCTGATGGGCGTCATCCTGCTCGGCAACGGAGCGAACCTGCTGCTGCTCACCGGCGGCCGGGCCGGCGGACCGCCGATCGTCGGCACCACGCCGGAGGGTGCGATGAGCGACCCGCTGCCGCAGGCGATGGTGCTCACCGCCATCGTCATCACCCTCGGCATGACCGCGTTCCTGCTCGCCCTCTCCTACCGCAGCTGGCACCTCAACGGCCACGACGAGGTGCAGGACGACGTGGAGGACCGCCGGATCATGGACCTGGCCGACCGGGACGAGGGGCCGGGCACCGCCGACGACGACGGATCCACCGCCGACGACGACGATCCGGACGAACCGGTCGCCGGAGCCGGCGTGACCGCCGGGAGGTCCGGATGA